A genomic stretch from Harpia harpyja isolate bHarHar1 chromosome 20, bHarHar1 primary haplotype, whole genome shotgun sequence includes:
- the SIMC1 gene encoding SUMO-interacting motif-containing protein 1 isoform X1 — protein sequence MADSVLLISNSDSEGSRSPPPLRRRCRRPPPRRRVLPPPAEIIDLTCEDTSTDPAPWSSFTIIDLTEDTCSPPHTTSWADQDPGQVPVAPAAHTSHPQVCSTTKQETESMAGPSPAAPWHGAPAEPSATTDTAESAENCSCFSPASSCHGSSCSPEQNCSTTTFNSDLGSLASMQLDSDLLSLSPSSLDSSSSSWRASGPEEETPHLCQQRELPPRQSSAPAIPTTPGKAQGPLLEAGNVPPHKAVQQVNPTRTKADSKAWLNKLHYFRRSGVQHLFLQGVAPNRETQQQKPELIPSGKLSMVRTTMEENFQEGTLHFLSEFVSRQHYPPKEIISHLIRQVLLNPQQGEILKDTYMLLMKIQMLHPANTATVGWDWTLLKYIMEDQEKPPGRLLFLQYVVQTLEDDFQQNLRLRLLQKSIAKKVLSCDTCFNNVKEVVEWLVAAVTGVGFSQPQEQPQETTSSSAEARAEHSSSALQLASTDQTEVAPPAFFAQKVVLLLQRMLSIAVEVDKSPNCSSCKIADVIFPFILNIPLRSQREAFLNTMESQLLRCKLLELLFQHSCDMPTTLPLSLAKILYFLNHSSVLLQYQDETPTWQRWDEMLQYLSLLLMSYQNVILDHLRSSLIDRMDLIIQKAKPKLQDSDDISHVDIQLKVEDFISRMQQVLGQPFPLQIMEKLSILQELFLIVTAT from the exons ATGGCCGACAGCGTCCTCCTCATAAGCAACTCGGATTCTGAGGGCAGCCGCTCGCCGCCGCCTCTCCGGCGTCGCTGTCGCCgtccgccgccgcggcggcgcgtGCTGCCGCCCCCTGCG GAGATCATCGATCTGACCTGCGAGGACACGAGCACAGACCCAGCACCGTGGAGCAGCTTCACCATCATTGACCTGACGGAGGACACATGCAGCCCTCCCCACACCACCAGCTGGGCTGACCAGGACCCCGGGCAGGTGCCTGTTGCCCCAGCGGCACACACATCCCATCCCCAGGTCTGCTCCACCACAAAGCAAGAAACGGAGTCAATGGCAGGGCCAAGCCCTGCAGCGCCCTGGCACGGTGCTCCCGCAGAGCCCAGTGCCACCACAGACACAGCAGAAAGTGCAGAGAACtgcagctgcttctctcctgcctccagctgccatggctcctcctgcagcccagagcAGAACTGCAGCACTACCACTTTTAACAGTGACTTGGGCTCCCTGGCCAGCATGCAGCTGGACTCAGAcctgctgtccctgtccccttccagcctggacagcagcagcagcagctggagagccaGTGGCCCAGAGGAAGAGACTCCCCACCTCTGCCAGCAAAGGGAGCTCCCCCcaaggcagagctctgccccAGCCATCCCCACAACCCCAGGGAAGGCCCAAGGGCCTTTGCTGGAAGCAGGCAACGTACCGCCACACAAAGCAGTCCAGCAAGTGAACCCAACCAGGACCAAGGCTGACAGCAAGGCCTGGCTGAACAAACTGCACTATTTCAGGAGAAGCGGAGTTCAGCACCTCTTCCTCCAAGGCGTAGCACCCAACAGGGAAACACAGCAG CAGAAACCTGAGCTTATTCCCAGCGGGAAGCTGAGCATGGTGCGTACCACCATGGAGGAGAACTTCCAAGAGGGCACCTTGCATTTCCTGAGCGAGTTCGTCTCCCGCCAGCACTATCCCCCCAAAGAAATCATCTCCCACCTGATCAGACAGGTCCTGTTGAATCCCCAGCAAGGGGAGATCCTGAAGGACACCTACATGCTGCTGATGAAGATCCAAAT GCTCCATCCAGCCAACACCGCCACAGTGGGATGGGACTGGACGCTGCTGAAATACATCATGGAGGACCAG GAGAAGCCCCCTGGCCGGCTCCTGTTCCTGCAGTACGTGGTGCAGACCCTGGAGGATGACTTCCAGCAGAACCTGAGGTTGCGCCTGCTGCAGAAGTCGATTGCCAAGAAAGTGCTTTCATGTGACACGTGCTTCAACAATGTCAA GGAAGTGGTCGAATGGTTGGTCGCAGCAGTTACAGGAGTTGGGTtctcccagccccaggagcagccgcAAGAAACTACATCCTCTTCAGCAGAAGCAAGGGCTGAACACAGTTCATCTGCACTACAGCTGGCCAGCACTGACCAGACAGAGGTGGCTCCACCAGCTTTCTTTGCCCAGAA GGTGGTGCTCCTGCTCCAGCGGATGTTGTCCATCGCAGTGGAAGTGGACAAATCTCCCAACTGCAGCTCCTGTAAGATCGCAGATGTGATATTCCCATTTATACTGAATATTCCCCTGAGGAGCCAAAG GGAAGCTTTCTTAAACACCATGGAGAGCCAGCTCCTGCGCTGCAAACTGCTAGAGCTGTTGTTCCAACACAGTTGCGACATGCCCACAACCTTGCCCTTGTCTCTGGCCAAGATCCTGTATTTCCTGAATCactcctctgtgctgctgcaataCCAG GATGAAACACCAACATGGCAAAGATGGGATGAGATGCTGCAGTACTTGAGTTTGCTGCTGATGAGTTACCAAAATGTAATACTGG ACCACTTGCGGAGCTCACTCATTGACCGGATGGACTTGATCATTCAGAAAGCCAAGCCCAAGCTCCAGGACAGCGATGACATCAGCCATGTGGACATTCAACTTAAGGTAGAGGACTTCATCAGCCGAATGCAGCAGGTCCTGGGGCAGCCTTTTCCCCTGCAGATCATGGAGAAATTGTCCATACTTCAGGAGTTGTTCCTCATTGTCACTGCTACCTGA
- the SIMC1 gene encoding SUMO-interacting motif-containing protein 1 isoform X4, with amino-acid sequence MAGPSPAAPWHGAPAEPSATTDTAESAENCSCFSPASSCHGSSCSPEQNCSTTTFNSDLGSLASMQLDSDLLSLSPSSLDSSSSSWRASGPEEETPHLCQQRELPPRQSSAPAIPTTPGKAQGPLLEAGNVPPHKAVQQVNPTRTKADSKAWLNKLHYFRRSGVQHLFLQGVAPNRETQQQKPELIPSGKLSMVRTTMEENFQEGTLHFLSEFVSRQHYPPKEIISHLIRQVLLNPQQGEILKDTYMLLMKIQMLHPANTATVGWDWTLLKYIMEDQEKPPGRLLFLQYVVQTLEDDFQQNLRLRLLQKSIAKKVLSCDTCFNNVKEVVEWLVAAVTGVGFSQPQEQPQETTSSSAEARAEHSSSALQLASTDQTEVAPPAFFAQKVVLLLQRMLSIAVEVDKSPNCSSCKIADVIFPFILNIPLRSQREAFLNTMESQLLRCKLLELLFQHSCDMPTTLPLSLAKILYFLNHSSVLLQYQDETPTWQRWDEMLQYLSLLLMSYQNVILDHLRSSLIDRMDLIIQKAKPKLQDSDDISHVDIQLKVEDFISRMQQVLGQPFPLQIMEKLSILQELFLIVTAT; translated from the exons ATGGCAGGGCCAAGCCCTGCAGCGCCCTGGCACGGTGCTCCCGCAGAGCCCAGTGCCACCACAGACACAGCAGAAAGTGCAGAGAACtgcagctgcttctctcctgcctccagctgccatggctcctcctgcagcccagagcAGAACTGCAGCACTACCACTTTTAACAGTGACTTGGGCTCCCTGGCCAGCATGCAGCTGGACTCAGAcctgctgtccctgtccccttccagcctggacagcagcagcagcagctggagagccaGTGGCCCAGAGGAAGAGACTCCCCACCTCTGCCAGCAAAGGGAGCTCCCCCcaaggcagagctctgccccAGCCATCCCCACAACCCCAGGGAAGGCCCAAGGGCCTTTGCTGGAAGCAGGCAACGTACCGCCACACAAAGCAGTCCAGCAAGTGAACCCAACCAGGACCAAGGCTGACAGCAAGGCCTGGCTGAACAAACTGCACTATTTCAGGAGAAGCGGAGTTCAGCACCTCTTCCTCCAAGGCGTAGCACCCAACAGGGAAACACAGCAG CAGAAACCTGAGCTTATTCCCAGCGGGAAGCTGAGCATGGTGCGTACCACCATGGAGGAGAACTTCCAAGAGGGCACCTTGCATTTCCTGAGCGAGTTCGTCTCCCGCCAGCACTATCCCCCCAAAGAAATCATCTCCCACCTGATCAGACAGGTCCTGTTGAATCCCCAGCAAGGGGAGATCCTGAAGGACACCTACATGCTGCTGATGAAGATCCAAAT GCTCCATCCAGCCAACACCGCCACAGTGGGATGGGACTGGACGCTGCTGAAATACATCATGGAGGACCAG GAGAAGCCCCCTGGCCGGCTCCTGTTCCTGCAGTACGTGGTGCAGACCCTGGAGGATGACTTCCAGCAGAACCTGAGGTTGCGCCTGCTGCAGAAGTCGATTGCCAAGAAAGTGCTTTCATGTGACACGTGCTTCAACAATGTCAA GGAAGTGGTCGAATGGTTGGTCGCAGCAGTTACAGGAGTTGGGTtctcccagccccaggagcagccgcAAGAAACTACATCCTCTTCAGCAGAAGCAAGGGCTGAACACAGTTCATCTGCACTACAGCTGGCCAGCACTGACCAGACAGAGGTGGCTCCACCAGCTTTCTTTGCCCAGAA GGTGGTGCTCCTGCTCCAGCGGATGTTGTCCATCGCAGTGGAAGTGGACAAATCTCCCAACTGCAGCTCCTGTAAGATCGCAGATGTGATATTCCCATTTATACTGAATATTCCCCTGAGGAGCCAAAG GGAAGCTTTCTTAAACACCATGGAGAGCCAGCTCCTGCGCTGCAAACTGCTAGAGCTGTTGTTCCAACACAGTTGCGACATGCCCACAACCTTGCCCTTGTCTCTGGCCAAGATCCTGTATTTCCTGAATCactcctctgtgctgctgcaataCCAG GATGAAACACCAACATGGCAAAGATGGGATGAGATGCTGCAGTACTTGAGTTTGCTGCTGATGAGTTACCAAAATGTAATACTGG ACCACTTGCGGAGCTCACTCATTGACCGGATGGACTTGATCATTCAGAAAGCCAAGCCCAAGCTCCAGGACAGCGATGACATCAGCCATGTGGACATTCAACTTAAGGTAGAGGACTTCATCAGCCGAATGCAGCAGGTCCTGGGGCAGCCTTTTCCCCTGCAGATCATGGAGAAATTGTCCATACTTCAGGAGTTGTTCCTCATTGTCACTGCTACCTGA
- the SIMC1 gene encoding SUMO-interacting motif-containing protein 1 isoform X3, protein MADSVLLISNSDSEGSRSPPPLRRRCRRPPPRRRVLPPPAEIIDLTCEDTSTDPAPWSSFTIIDLTEDTCSPPHTTSWADQDPGQVPVAPAAHTSHPQVCSTTKQETESMAGPSPAAPWHGAPAEPSATTDTAESAENCSCFSPASSCHGSSCSPEQNCSTTTFNSDLGSLASMQLDSDLLSLSPSSLDSSSSSWRASGPEEETPHLCQQRELPPRQSSAPAIPTTPGKAQGPLLEAGNVPPHKAVQQVNPTRTKADSKAWLNKLHYFRRSGVQHLFLQGVAPNRETQQQKPELIPSGKLSMVRTTMEENFQEGTLHFLSEFVSRQHYPPKEIISHLIRQVLLNPQQGEILKDTYMLLMKIQMEVVEWLVAAVTGVGFSQPQEQPQETTSSSAEARAEHSSSALQLASTDQTEVAPPAFFAQKVVLLLQRMLSIAVEVDKSPNCSSCKIADVIFPFILNIPLRSQREAFLNTMESQLLRCKLLELLFQHSCDMPTTLPLSLAKILYFLNHSSVLLQYQDETPTWQRWDEMLQYLSLLLMSYQNVILDHLRSSLIDRMDLIIQKAKPKLQDSDDISHVDIQLKVEDFISRMQQVLGQPFPLQIMEKLSILQELFLIVTAT, encoded by the exons ATGGCCGACAGCGTCCTCCTCATAAGCAACTCGGATTCTGAGGGCAGCCGCTCGCCGCCGCCTCTCCGGCGTCGCTGTCGCCgtccgccgccgcggcggcgcgtGCTGCCGCCCCCTGCG GAGATCATCGATCTGACCTGCGAGGACACGAGCACAGACCCAGCACCGTGGAGCAGCTTCACCATCATTGACCTGACGGAGGACACATGCAGCCCTCCCCACACCACCAGCTGGGCTGACCAGGACCCCGGGCAGGTGCCTGTTGCCCCAGCGGCACACACATCCCATCCCCAGGTCTGCTCCACCACAAAGCAAGAAACGGAGTCAATGGCAGGGCCAAGCCCTGCAGCGCCCTGGCACGGTGCTCCCGCAGAGCCCAGTGCCACCACAGACACAGCAGAAAGTGCAGAGAACtgcagctgcttctctcctgcctccagctgccatggctcctcctgcagcccagagcAGAACTGCAGCACTACCACTTTTAACAGTGACTTGGGCTCCCTGGCCAGCATGCAGCTGGACTCAGAcctgctgtccctgtccccttccagcctggacagcagcagcagcagctggagagccaGTGGCCCAGAGGAAGAGACTCCCCACCTCTGCCAGCAAAGGGAGCTCCCCCcaaggcagagctctgccccAGCCATCCCCACAACCCCAGGGAAGGCCCAAGGGCCTTTGCTGGAAGCAGGCAACGTACCGCCACACAAAGCAGTCCAGCAAGTGAACCCAACCAGGACCAAGGCTGACAGCAAGGCCTGGCTGAACAAACTGCACTATTTCAGGAGAAGCGGAGTTCAGCACCTCTTCCTCCAAGGCGTAGCACCCAACAGGGAAACACAGCAG CAGAAACCTGAGCTTATTCCCAGCGGGAAGCTGAGCATGGTGCGTACCACCATGGAGGAGAACTTCCAAGAGGGCACCTTGCATTTCCTGAGCGAGTTCGTCTCCCGCCAGCACTATCCCCCCAAAGAAATCATCTCCCACCTGATCAGACAGGTCCTGTTGAATCCCCAGCAAGGGGAGATCCTGAAGGACACCTACATGCTGCTGATGAAGATCCAAAT GGAAGTGGTCGAATGGTTGGTCGCAGCAGTTACAGGAGTTGGGTtctcccagccccaggagcagccgcAAGAAACTACATCCTCTTCAGCAGAAGCAAGGGCTGAACACAGTTCATCTGCACTACAGCTGGCCAGCACTGACCAGACAGAGGTGGCTCCACCAGCTTTCTTTGCCCAGAA GGTGGTGCTCCTGCTCCAGCGGATGTTGTCCATCGCAGTGGAAGTGGACAAATCTCCCAACTGCAGCTCCTGTAAGATCGCAGATGTGATATTCCCATTTATACTGAATATTCCCCTGAGGAGCCAAAG GGAAGCTTTCTTAAACACCATGGAGAGCCAGCTCCTGCGCTGCAAACTGCTAGAGCTGTTGTTCCAACACAGTTGCGACATGCCCACAACCTTGCCCTTGTCTCTGGCCAAGATCCTGTATTTCCTGAATCactcctctgtgctgctgcaataCCAG GATGAAACACCAACATGGCAAAGATGGGATGAGATGCTGCAGTACTTGAGTTTGCTGCTGATGAGTTACCAAAATGTAATACTGG ACCACTTGCGGAGCTCACTCATTGACCGGATGGACTTGATCATTCAGAAAGCCAAGCCCAAGCTCCAGGACAGCGATGACATCAGCCATGTGGACATTCAACTTAAGGTAGAGGACTTCATCAGCCGAATGCAGCAGGTCCTGGGGCAGCCTTTTCCCCTGCAGATCATGGAGAAATTGTCCATACTTCAGGAGTTGTTCCTCATTGTCACTGCTACCTGA
- the SIMC1 gene encoding SUMO-interacting motif-containing protein 1 isoform X2, giving the protein MADSVLLISNSDSEGSRSPPPLRRRCRRPPPRRRVLPPPAEIIDLTCEDTSTDPAPWSSFTIIDLTEDTCSPPHTTSWADQDPGQVPVAPAAHTSHPQVCSTTKQETESMAGPSPAAPWHGAPAEPSATTDTAESAENCSCFSPASSCHGSSCSPEQNCSTTTFNSDLGSLASMQLDSDLLSLSPSSLDSSSSSWRASGPEEETPHLCQQRELPPRQSSAPAIPTTPGKAQGPLLEAGNVPPHKAVQQVNPTRTKADSKAWLNKLHYFRRSGVQHLFLQGVAPNRETQQKPELIPSGKLSMVRTTMEENFQEGTLHFLSEFVSRQHYPPKEIISHLIRQVLLNPQQGEILKDTYMLLMKIQMLHPANTATVGWDWTLLKYIMEDQEKPPGRLLFLQYVVQTLEDDFQQNLRLRLLQKSIAKKVLSCDTCFNNVKEVVEWLVAAVTGVGFSQPQEQPQETTSSSAEARAEHSSSALQLASTDQTEVAPPAFFAQKVVLLLQRMLSIAVEVDKSPNCSSCKIADVIFPFILNIPLRSQREAFLNTMESQLLRCKLLELLFQHSCDMPTTLPLSLAKILYFLNHSSVLLQYQDETPTWQRWDEMLQYLSLLLMSYQNVILDHLRSSLIDRMDLIIQKAKPKLQDSDDISHVDIQLKVEDFISRMQQVLGQPFPLQIMEKLSILQELFLIVTAT; this is encoded by the exons ATGGCCGACAGCGTCCTCCTCATAAGCAACTCGGATTCTGAGGGCAGCCGCTCGCCGCCGCCTCTCCGGCGTCGCTGTCGCCgtccgccgccgcggcggcgcgtGCTGCCGCCCCCTGCG GAGATCATCGATCTGACCTGCGAGGACACGAGCACAGACCCAGCACCGTGGAGCAGCTTCACCATCATTGACCTGACGGAGGACACATGCAGCCCTCCCCACACCACCAGCTGGGCTGACCAGGACCCCGGGCAGGTGCCTGTTGCCCCAGCGGCACACACATCCCATCCCCAGGTCTGCTCCACCACAAAGCAAGAAACGGAGTCAATGGCAGGGCCAAGCCCTGCAGCGCCCTGGCACGGTGCTCCCGCAGAGCCCAGTGCCACCACAGACACAGCAGAAAGTGCAGAGAACtgcagctgcttctctcctgcctccagctgccatggctcctcctgcagcccagagcAGAACTGCAGCACTACCACTTTTAACAGTGACTTGGGCTCCCTGGCCAGCATGCAGCTGGACTCAGAcctgctgtccctgtccccttccagcctggacagcagcagcagcagctggagagccaGTGGCCCAGAGGAAGAGACTCCCCACCTCTGCCAGCAAAGGGAGCTCCCCCcaaggcagagctctgccccAGCCATCCCCACAACCCCAGGGAAGGCCCAAGGGCCTTTGCTGGAAGCAGGCAACGTACCGCCACACAAAGCAGTCCAGCAAGTGAACCCAACCAGGACCAAGGCTGACAGCAAGGCCTGGCTGAACAAACTGCACTATTTCAGGAGAAGCGGAGTTCAGCACCTCTTCCTCCAAGGCGTAGCACCCAACAGGGAAACACAGCAG AAACCTGAGCTTATTCCCAGCGGGAAGCTGAGCATGGTGCGTACCACCATGGAGGAGAACTTCCAAGAGGGCACCTTGCATTTCCTGAGCGAGTTCGTCTCCCGCCAGCACTATCCCCCCAAAGAAATCATCTCCCACCTGATCAGACAGGTCCTGTTGAATCCCCAGCAAGGGGAGATCCTGAAGGACACCTACATGCTGCTGATGAAGATCCAAAT GCTCCATCCAGCCAACACCGCCACAGTGGGATGGGACTGGACGCTGCTGAAATACATCATGGAGGACCAG GAGAAGCCCCCTGGCCGGCTCCTGTTCCTGCAGTACGTGGTGCAGACCCTGGAGGATGACTTCCAGCAGAACCTGAGGTTGCGCCTGCTGCAGAAGTCGATTGCCAAGAAAGTGCTTTCATGTGACACGTGCTTCAACAATGTCAA GGAAGTGGTCGAATGGTTGGTCGCAGCAGTTACAGGAGTTGGGTtctcccagccccaggagcagccgcAAGAAACTACATCCTCTTCAGCAGAAGCAAGGGCTGAACACAGTTCATCTGCACTACAGCTGGCCAGCACTGACCAGACAGAGGTGGCTCCACCAGCTTTCTTTGCCCAGAA GGTGGTGCTCCTGCTCCAGCGGATGTTGTCCATCGCAGTGGAAGTGGACAAATCTCCCAACTGCAGCTCCTGTAAGATCGCAGATGTGATATTCCCATTTATACTGAATATTCCCCTGAGGAGCCAAAG GGAAGCTTTCTTAAACACCATGGAGAGCCAGCTCCTGCGCTGCAAACTGCTAGAGCTGTTGTTCCAACACAGTTGCGACATGCCCACAACCTTGCCCTTGTCTCTGGCCAAGATCCTGTATTTCCTGAATCactcctctgtgctgctgcaataCCAG GATGAAACACCAACATGGCAAAGATGGGATGAGATGCTGCAGTACTTGAGTTTGCTGCTGATGAGTTACCAAAATGTAATACTGG ACCACTTGCGGAGCTCACTCATTGACCGGATGGACTTGATCATTCAGAAAGCCAAGCCCAAGCTCCAGGACAGCGATGACATCAGCCATGTGGACATTCAACTTAAGGTAGAGGACTTCATCAGCCGAATGCAGCAGGTCCTGGGGCAGCCTTTTCCCCTGCAGATCATGGAGAAATTGTCCATACTTCAGGAGTTGTTCCTCATTGTCACTGCTACCTGA